A window from Patescibacteria group bacterium encodes these proteins:
- the mrdA gene encoding penicillin-binding protein 2 — protein sequence MPKNNKHKDIFKSPLIKDSAINRAYKANLVEADILNHQSNQSSLKNIPHKKLKIFYALVFGLFIVVFFQLLNLQVIQGQEYRDRAENNRIKNEILSSPRGIIYDSQNNILVKNSPNFTLYFTPADLTNDYSKQEEMAHKLSEIIDIKSEKILELFKQADPLSSQPVIIKEYIDYNKALKLKILLEENPSVKLETQAVRDYQKGPAFSHLLGYMGKITKKELEDNDDYRIIDYIGKMGLEKEYENQLKGKDGIRQVERDNFNRIKNIIATKEAVPGNNLVLSINSSLQETLYKKLESEIKNHEATGGAVVAMNPQNGEILAFLSSPSFDNNLFYKGIDEKTYQDLINNPDKPFITRAVSGEYPPGSTIKPAIASAILEEGIASRYDTINSTGGIKISRWFYPDWKSGGHGITNVVKAIAQSVNSYFYIYGGGYNDIKGLGLELINKYLKMFNLGTRLGIDYPSEKNGFLPSRQWKKETKGENWYIGDTYHLAIGQGDILVTPLQVASFTATIANQGTIYKPHLVKKITDVNNNTLDDIEPDILKTDFIEKKHLNTVREGMREAVLSGSARALSSLPFSVGGKTGTAQYAQNKPTHAWFTCFAPYENPEIVITVLVENGGEGHAAALPVAKAGLEEYLADK from the coding sequence ATGCCAAAAAATAATAAACATAAAGATATATTTAAATCTCCTCTTATTAAAGATAGTGCTATTAACCGCGCCTATAAGGCTAATCTAGTAGAAGCTGATATTTTAAATCATCAATCAAATCAATCCTCATTAAAAAATATTCCCCATAAGAAATTAAAAATATTTTATGCCTTAGTGTTTGGGCTTTTTATAGTCGTTTTTTTTCAACTCTTAAATCTTCAGGTTATACAGGGTCAAGAATATCGCGACCGAGCGGAAAACAATCGTATAAAAAATGAAATTTTAAGTTCTCCCAGAGGAATTATTTATGATAGTCAGAACAATATCTTAGTTAAAAATTCCCCAAACTTTACTCTATATTTTACCCCAGCAGATTTAACGAATGATTATTCTAAACAGGAAGAAATGGCCCATAAATTATCGGAAATCATTGATATTAAATCAGAAAAAATATTAGAATTATTCAAACAAGCTGATCCCTTGAGCAGTCAGCCGGTTATTATTAAAGAATATATAGATTATAATAAAGCTTTAAAATTAAAAATATTACTAGAAGAAAACCCCTCCGTAAAGCTAGAAACACAAGCTGTAAGAGATTATCAAAAAGGACCGGCCTTTTCCCATTTATTAGGCTATATGGGTAAGATTACAAAAAAAGAACTTGAAGACAATGATGATTACCGAATTATTGATTATATAGGAAAAATGGGTTTAGAAAAAGAATATGAAAATCAGTTAAAAGGTAAAGATGGTATTCGTCAAGTAGAAAGAGATAATTTTAATAGGATAAAAAATATTATTGCCACCAAAGAAGCTGTGCCCGGTAACAATCTAGTTCTTTCAATAAATAGCAGTCTTCAAGAGACTCTCTACAAAAAATTAGAATCAGAAATAAAAAATCATGAGGCTACGGGTGGAGCTGTAGTGGCTATGAACCCTCAAAATGGAGAGATATTAGCCTTTTTATCCAGTCCAAGTTTTGATAATAATTTATTTTATAAAGGCATAGACGAAAAAACATACCAGGATTTAATTAATAATCCGGATAAACCTTTTATCACTAGAGCTGTTTCTGGAGAATATCCTCCAGGCTCAACTATAAAGCCGGCTATTGCCTCAGCCATTTTAGAAGAGGGGATAGCTAGCCGGTATGACACAATTAACAGTACCGGCGGTATTAAAATTAGCCGCTGGTTTTACCCTGACTGGAAAAGCGGTGGTCACGGTATAACTAATGTGGTTAAAGCTATTGCTCAATCAGTAAATTCTTATTTCTATATTTACGGCGGCGGTTATAATGATATAAAGGGTCTGGGCTTAGAATTAATTAATAAATATCTAAAAATGTTCAACCTTGGTACTCGGCTCGGTATAGATTATCCTAGCGAAAAAAATGGGTTTTTACCTTCTCGTCAGTGGAAAAAGGAAACCAAAGGTGAGAATTGGTATATTGGAGATACTTATCACTTAGCTATTGGTCAGGGTGATATTTTAGTTACTCCTTTGCAGGTAGCTAGTTTTACTGCGACTATTGCTAATCAAGGGACAATATACAAACCCCACTTAGTCAAAAAAATAACAGATGTAAACAATAATACGCTTGATGATATAGAGCCTGATATATTAAAAACTGATTTTATAGAAAAAAAACACTTAAACACTGTAAGAGAGGGGATGAGAGAAGCTGTTTTATCCGGCTCAGCCCGGGCTCTTTCAAGTTTACCTTTTTCTGTTGGCGGTAAAACCGGTACGGCCCAATATGCTCAGAATAAACCGACTCACGCTTGGTTTACCTGCTTTGCTCCCTATGAAAATCCTGAAATTGTTATTACCGTCCTGGTAGAAAACGGCGGTGAAGGCCACGCAGCGGCCTTACCAGTAGCTAAAGCTGGCTTAGAAGAGTATTTGGCTGATAAATAG
- the mreC gene encoding rod shape-determining protein MreC, with amino-acid sequence MPIPIKYKNIFFIIGVVVILLVLLHGVGVLKPVENATIWLLNPVQKAGISFTTSIKNFFNNFVSIEKLQKENKDLKKEINKLTIENNYLKTLFEENKIISSQVEELQKKNYSYVFSRVISRGVDPTFKTMVINRGTNSGIKKNMPVVTEKAILIGKIAQVEKNSAQVMLLNDVRSKTAAQIQNEELSEGLITGEFGLTLKMDLIPKQDQINVGQSVVTSGLENSIPKGLLIGEIKSIKKQSGDFFQLAFIESPINYDHVQIVSVLTKY; translated from the coding sequence ATGCCCATACCAATAAAATATAAAAATATATTTTTTATAATTGGAGTTGTAGTAATACTCTTAGTTTTGTTGCATGGCGTGGGAGTTTTAAAACCGGTAGAAAACGCCACTATTTGGCTTTTAAATCCGGTTCAAAAAGCCGGTATTTCTTTTACTACTTCAATAAAAAACTTTTTTAATAATTTTGTTAGTATAGAAAAGCTCCAAAAAGAAAACAAAGATTTAAAGAAAGAAATAAATAAGCTAACCATTGAAAATAATTATCTTAAAACTCTTTTTGAAGAAAATAAAATTATCAGCTCACAGGTAGAAGAATTACAAAAGAAAAACTATTCCTACGTTTTTTCTCGCGTCATTAGCCGGGGTGTTGACCCAACTTTTAAAACCATGGTAATCAATCGCGGAACAAATAGTGGTATCAAAAAAAATATGCCGGTAGTGACTGAGAAGGCTATACTTATCGGTAAAATAGCTCAAGTAGAAAAAAATAGTGCTCAAGTCATGCTACTTAACGACGTTAGAAGTAAAACAGCCGCTCAGATTCAAAATGAAGAGTTAAGTGAAGGCTTAATTACTGGTGAATTTGGGCTAACCTTAAAAATGGATTTAATACCAAAACAAGATCAAATTAATGTTGGTCAGTCAGTAGTTACCAGCGGCTTGGAGAACTCTATTCCTAAAGGTTTACTTATTGGTGAAATAAAAAGTATCAAAAAACAATCAGGTGATTTTTTTCAGTTGGCTTTTATTGAGTCGCCGATTAACTATGATCACGTCCAGATTGTTTCTGTTTTAACAAAATATTAA
- a CDS encoding rod shape-determining protein, which translates to MFKKIFKRFSKDMGIDLGTANTLVYIRDKGIVINEPSVVAVNTKTEQILAIGDEAKKMVGKTPSHITAMKPLVSGVISDFEVTEKMLKYFIEKVHQERFGFLPRPRIVIAIPLGITEVEKKAVEDATLHAGASEVFLIEEPMVAAIGARLPIQDASGNIVVDIGGGTTEIAVISLGGVVASKSLKVAGNEFDRNIIQYTREEFNLLIGEKTAEECKKKIGSAMVEDNENKAMKIRGRDLISGLPKEVTITSSQVKNALNRSLKTIVENIKNTIESTPPELVSDIYTRGIVLTGGGALLNNLSKVINMETKIPVNVTDDPLTCVVRGTGLILEDFENLKEVLITPSEIDM; encoded by the coding sequence ATGTTTAAAAAAATATTTAAAAGATTTTCCAAGGATATGGGGATAGATTTAGGAACAGCTAATACCTTAGTTTATATTCGCGATAAAGGTATTGTTATTAATGAACCTTCAGTAGTGGCCGTTAATACTAAAACAGAACAAATCTTAGCTATTGGTGATGAAGCCAAGAAAATGGTCGGCAAAACCCCCTCTCATATTACCGCTATGAAACCTCTGGTTTCCGGAGTTATTTCTGATTTTGAAGTGACCGAAAAAATGCTCAAGTATTTTATAGAAAAAGTTCATCAAGAAAGATTTGGTTTTTTACCTCGTCCGCGTATAGTAATTGCTATTCCCTTGGGCATAACAGAAGTGGAAAAAAAAGCGGTAGAAGACGCCACTCTACACGCTGGAGCCAGTGAAGTATTTTTAATTGAAGAGCCAATGGTTGCGGCTATTGGCGCCAGACTGCCTATTCAAGATGCTTCAGGTAATATTGTAGTTGATATCGGCGGTGGCACTACAGAAATAGCGGTCATCTCATTAGGTGGCGTCGTGGCTTCAAAATCTCTTAAAGTAGCTGGTAACGAATTTGATCGCAATATTATCCAATACACTCGTGAGGAATTTAATCTCTTAATTGGAGAAAAAACTGCTGAAGAATGTAAAAAAAAGATCGGCTCGGCTATGGTTGAAGATAATGAAAATAAGGCAATGAAAATCCGCGGACGTGACTTAATAAGCGGTTTACCTAAAGAAGTAACTATTACTTCTTCTCAGGTAAAAAACGCTTTAAATCGGTCTCTTAAAACAATTGTTGAAAATATTAAAAATACTATTGAAAGCACACCACCGGAACTGGTTTCTGATATTTATACCCGAGGTATTGTTTTAACTGGTGGTGGCGCTTTACTGAATAATCTTTCTAAAGTTATAAATATGGAGACTAAAATTCCTGTCAATGTAACTGATGATCCCTTAACCTGTGTCGTGCGAGGCACCGGACTTATATTAGAAGATTTTGAAAATTTAAAAGAAGTTCTGATTACTCCTTCTGAAATTGATATGTAA
- the proS gene encoding proline--tRNA ligase, with product MKQSQLFCQTSKQASKDAETISQQYLTRGSYIDQLSAGIWTILPLGLKVFRKIENIIRHEMNKIGGQELFLPTLQPKRIWLDSGRWNKMEPPLFKLKDIHKKEFALGSTHEEVITDLVKKYLNSYKQLPFALYQIQNKFRNEIRVTGGLLRVKEFIMKDLYSFHATKEDLDNYYKKVLQAYKNIFKRLKLKAEVVEAQSGSIGGDFCHEFMVLADSGEDKILICQDCNQAINKEASTKKTCRHCQGKMKEARGIEAAHIFKLNHTYSKKMGATFTNKEGREKYVYMGCYGIGIGRLMASIVEACHDQYGIIWPSSVTPYKVHLLNLSKTSEYADKIYEKLLKNNIDVLYDDRDVSSSYKLKDADLMGISTRAVISDKNGQKIEIKKRKEKKANLFSLKNFIKQI from the coding sequence ATGAAACAAAGTCAGCTATTTTGCCAAACATCAAAACAAGCTTCAAAAGATGCTGAAACCATCAGCCAACAGTATTTAACTCGAGGTTCTTATATAGATCAACTTTCAGCCGGTATCTGGACTATTTTACCTTTGGGTCTGAAAGTCTTTCGTAAAATTGAGAATATAATTCGTCATGAAATGAATAAAATCGGTGGTCAAGAACTTTTTCTCCCTACTTTACAACCAAAGCGTATTTGGCTTGACTCAGGTCGCTGGAATAAAATGGAACCCCCTTTATTTAAATTAAAAGATATCCATAAGAAAGAATTTGCTCTGGGTTCAACTCACGAAGAAGTAATCACTGACTTAGTTAAAAAATACTTAAATTCTTATAAACAGCTGCCTTTTGCTCTCTATCAAATACAAAATAAGTTTAGAAATGAAATACGCGTAACTGGGGGGTTATTAAGAGTCAAAGAATTTATCATGAAAGATCTTTATAGTTTTCATGCTACAAAAGAAGATTTAGATAATTATTATAAGAAAGTTCTGCAAGCTTATAAAAATATATTTAAAAGACTGAAATTAAAGGCCGAAGTAGTTGAAGCTCAATCAGGCTCTATCGGTGGTGATTTTTGCCATGAATTTATGGTTTTAGCTGATTCTGGTGAAGATAAAATATTAATTTGTCAAGACTGCAATCAAGCCATCAATAAAGAAGCTTCTACCAAAAAAACTTGCCGCCATTGCCAAGGTAAAATGAAGGAGGCTAGAGGTATTGAAGCCGCCCATATTTTTAAGCTTAACCATACTTACAGTAAAAAAATGGGAGCTACTTTTACCAATAAAGAAGGACGTGAAAAATATGTTTATATGGGCTGCTATGGTATTGGTATTGGTCGTTTAATGGCCTCAATAGTTGAAGCTTGTCATGACCAGTATGGTATTATTTGGCCAAGCAGTGTCACTCCTTATAAAGTTCATCTCCTTAATTTGTCCAAAACCTCAGAATATGCTGATAAAATATATGAAAAATTACTGAAAAATAATATTGACGTACTTTATGATGACCGTGATGTATCCTCTTCTTATAAACTTAAAGACGCTGATCTTATGGGAATAAGTACTCGAGCCGTGATTAGTGATAAAAATGGCCAAAAAATTGAGATAAAAAAAAGAAAAGAGAAAAAAGCCAACCTTTTTTCTCTGAAAAACTTTATTAAACAAATTTAA
- the rseP gene encoding RIP metalloprotease RseP, whose amino-acid sequence MLLTIISFVLVLSIVIIVHEFGHFLAAKKTGVKVEEIGLGFPPRMFAFKKNDREYSLNWIPLGGFVRLKGQGDRSVQSEDSFNTKKVWQRALIMSAGVLMNVILAIVVFSFGFTLGLPSAIGDNVPGAKISDEKIQVYEVVENTPAEKAGLKTGDIIISIDDQGYKDINNLKNYYTDKEGETLNISVKRGGEIINLNIKPEKLDESDQAKMGVSLVNTGIVSFPLHLAVWNGLKATFIMLWQIILGFYNLIKNALISHQISADVAGPVGIAVITGQMAKMGFVYLLEFIGMLSLTLALINFLPLPALDGGHLLFLLIEKIKGSRVNERVENIVHTVGFYLIILLFFVITFRDIIKFNIASSISDFFKNIF is encoded by the coding sequence ATGTTATTAACTATTATTAGTTTTGTATTAGTATTAAGTATTGTTATTATCGTCCATGAATTTGGACACTTTTTAGCCGCTAAAAAAACCGGTGTAAAAGTAGAGGAGATTGGCCTTGGTTTTCCTCCACGTATGTTTGCTTTTAAAAAAAATGATCGAGAATACTCCTTAAATTGGATCCCCTTAGGCGGCTTTGTTCGTCTTAAGGGTCAGGGGGACCGCTCTGTGCAAAGCGAAGACAGTTTTAACACTAAAAAAGTGTGGCAGAGAGCCCTGATTATGTCAGCCGGCGTTTTAATGAATGTTATTTTAGCTATTGTTGTTTTTAGTTTCGGCTTTACGTTGGGTTTGCCTTCGGCTATTGGTGATAATGTTCCGGGGGCTAAAATAAGCGATGAAAAAATTCAAGTTTATGAAGTTGTTGAGAATACCCCGGCTGAAAAAGCAGGCTTAAAAACTGGAGATATCATTATCTCTATTGATGACCAGGGTTATAAAGATATAAATAATTTAAAAAATTATTACACTGATAAAGAAGGAGAGACACTTAATATTTCGGTAAAAAGAGGAGGGGAGATAATAAATCTTAATATTAAACCAGAAAAACTAGATGAAAGCGATCAAGCAAAAATGGGAGTCAGTCTGGTAAATACCGGTATAGTCTCCTTTCCTTTACATTTAGCGGTGTGGAATGGTTTAAAGGCAACCTTTATTATGCTCTGGCAGATAATTTTAGGTTTTTATAATTTAATTAAAAATGCTTTAATTTCCCATCAAATTTCGGCTGATGTGGCTGGCCCGGTTGGTATCGCCGTCATCACCGGCCAAATGGCTAAAATGGGTTTTGTTTATCTTTTGGAATTTATCGGTATGCTTTCTTTAACTCTGGCTTTAATTAATTTTCTACCTTTGCCGGCTTTAGATGGTGGTCATTTATTATTTTTACTGATTGAAAAGATAAAAGGCTCGAGAGTTAATGAAAGAGTGGAAAATATAGTACACACAGTAGGGTTTTATCTGATAATTTTATTGTTTTTTGTTATAACCTTTCGTGATATTATAAAATTTAATATTGCTTCTTCAATTTCTGATTTTTTTAAAAATATATTTTAA
- the frr gene encoding ribosome recycling factor, giving the protein MLKKDLKKKFEQSIDYFKKELKGLRTGRAKPAIVESIKVDYYGTPTPLLQLASVNAPDSKMIIIEPWDKNVIKEIEKAIQNSDLSLNPVVEGNQIRLNIPPMTEERRKEITKTISKKSEEVKQSLRNAREEYMKEIKKDKDEGNISEDDYYRQEEEVQKVLDEFNHKIKDLADNKEKEVMTI; this is encoded by the coding sequence ATGTTAAAAAAAGATCTAAAAAAGAAATTTGAACAATCTATTGATTATTTTAAAAAAGAATTAAAAGGTCTTAGAACCGGACGAGCCAAACCAGCAATTGTTGAGTCCATAAAAGTGGATTATTACGGCACACCTACCCCTTTACTGCAGTTAGCTTCAGTTAACGCCCCTGATTCAAAAATGATTATTATAGAACCCTGGGACAAAAATGTTATTAAAGAAATAGAAAAAGCTATCCAAAACTCTGATCTTAGTCTTAATCCAGTGGTGGAAGGTAATCAAATACGTTTAAATATTCCGCCGATGACTGAAGAAAGAAGAAAAGAAATAACTAAAACGATTTCAAAAAAATCTGAAGAAGTGAAACAAAGCCTTAGAAATGCTCGTGAAGAGTATATGAAAGAGATTAAAAAAGATAAAGACGAAGGTAATATTTCAGAGGATGATTATTATCGTCAAGAAGAAGAAGTGCAAAAAGTGCTTGATGAATTTAACCATAAAATAAAAGACTTAGCTGATAATAAAGAAAAGGAGGTAATGACTATATAA
- a CDS encoding DNA polymerase III subunit: protein MVEKIFQEALYSGHKKVFDYFNKSIEKKKLSHAYLFLGPEGVGKKEAAVNFLRRIICQKKKNSAPCLKCQSCQIFRRKTSADFLEIKKKSDKKNISIEQIRALIDHLSLKPLNWPYKFALIDQAELMSESASNSFLKTLEEPSDKTIIILIASNKNRLPETITSRCQTIRFNFISHSLIFDYLKKSQLINNQKASSISQIVQGRISQARKMARDNEYFESYQETINRFLNLFSFSLADRFKEISSLYGNLTPSKNSFINYHSLINIWLTVLRDLLLYQSDQENKITFVFKKNIYKKIIKGKKDLYFKKLIDHLIVTKMLIDRNLNPKIVLENFILKI, encoded by the coding sequence ATGGTAGAAAAAATCTTTCAGGAAGCCTTATATTCGGGTCACAAAAAAGTATTTGATTATTTTAATAAATCAATAGAAAAGAAAAAGTTATCGCATGCTTATCTTTTTCTGGGGCCTGAAGGGGTTGGTAAAAAAGAGGCAGCTGTTAACTTTTTAAGGCGTATAATTTGTCAAAAAAAGAAAAACTCAGCCCCCTGTTTAAAGTGTCAATCTTGCCAAATCTTTAGAAGAAAAACAAGTGCTGATTTTTTAGAAATAAAAAAGAAATCTGATAAAAAAAATATAAGTATCGAACAAATTAGGGCTCTTATAGATCATCTCAGCCTAAAGCCTCTTAATTGGCCCTATAAATTTGCTCTTATTGATCAGGCTGAATTGATGAGTGAGTCAGCCAGTAACAGTTTTTTAAAAACCTTAGAAGAGCCCTCAGATAAAACCATTATTATTTTAATAGCTTCCAACAAAAATCGTTTACCAGAAACTATTACTTCTCGTTGTCAGACAATAAGGTTTAATTTTATTAGTCACTCCTTAATTTTTGATTATCTTAAAAAAAGTCAACTGATAAATAATCAAAAAGCTTCGTCTATAAGCCAGATTGTTCAGGGTCGGATTTCACAGGCCAGAAAAATGGCCAGAGATAATGAATATTTTGAATCATACCAAGAAACTATTAATAGATTTTTAAATTTATTTTCGTTTAGTTTAGCGGATCGTTTTAAAGAAATTTCCTCACTTTACGGCAATCTTACCCCATCGAAAAACTCCTTTATTAACTATCACTCATTAATTAATATTTGGTTAACGGTTCTGCGTGATTTGTTACTTTATCAATCAGATCAAGAAAACAAAATTACTTTCGTTTTTAAAAAAAATATCTATAAAAAGATAATCAAAGGTAAAAAGGATCTTTATTTTAAAAAATTAATTGATCATCTTATAGTGACAAAAATGCTCATAGATCGCAATTTGAACCCTAAGATTGTTTTAGAAAATTTCATACTTAAAATATAA
- a CDS encoding glycosyltransferase family 1 protein, with the protein MIIGIDASRANKKEKTGTEWYSYNLIQQFSKLDQKNKYRLYTKKPWQENINNLGNNFENKVLKWPFGFLWNLIRLSWEMIINPPDVLFVPAHTIPLFSRTKIITTCHDVGFEVFPEFYAKKLIGGKNLFSKILYLIIKIFSLGRYSNNELDYHRFSMKLAVKKAYSIITPSKFTAHEIKKYYNINRSKVNIIYEGYDQDQYHPTKNNKLKKKILDKYNIKEPFLIYVGRLEKKKNILGLLKTFSLIKKKYKKPLKLLLVGKPGYGWKKAEQFLNTSNIQREVIRPGWVSDKDLPLLYNTALALVFISYYEGFGLPPLEAMSCGCPVIVSDRASMPEIVGSGGLILDPDNYKQIAKEIIKIIKNNKNRQNLIKKGFSRIEKFSWQKCARQTLELIKNY; encoded by the coding sequence ATGATTATCGGTATTGATGCTTCCAGAGCCAATAAAAAAGAAAAGACGGGTACTGAATGGTACTCGTATAATTTAATCCAGCAATTTTCAAAACTTGACCAAAAAAATAAGTATAGACTATACACTAAAAAACCCTGGCAGGAAAATATTAATAATCTTGGCAATAATTTTGAAAATAAGGTGCTTAAGTGGCCTTTTGGATTTTTATGGAACTTAATTCGTTTATCCTGGGAAATGATAATAAATCCTCCGGATGTACTTTTTGTGCCGGCTCATACTATTCCTTTATTTTCTCGAACAAAAATAATTACCACTTGCCACGATGTTGGTTTTGAAGTCTTTCCCGAATTTTACGCTAAAAAATTAATTGGTGGCAAAAACTTATTTTCTAAAATATTATATTTAATTATAAAAATATTCAGTTTAGGACGTTACTCTAATAACGAACTTGATTATCATCGTTTCAGTATGAAGCTAGCCGTTAAAAAGGCCTATTCTATTATAACTCCTTCAAAATTTACGGCTCATGAAATAAAAAAATATTATAATATTAATAGGAGTAAAGTTAATATTATCTATGAAGGGTATGATCAGGATCAATATCACCCGACTAAAAATAATAAATTAAAAAAGAAAATTCTTGATAAATATAATATAAAAGAGCCCTTTTTAATTTATGTCGGCCGTTTAGAGAAAAAGAAAAATATACTGGGGCTTCTTAAAACATTCAGTCTTATCAAAAAAAAATATAAAAAACCCTTAAAACTACTTTTAGTCGGTAAGCCAGGCTATGGCTGGAAAAAGGCTGAACAATTTTTAAATACTTCTAATATTCAAAGAGAGGTTATTAGACCGGGCTGGGTTAGTGATAAAGATTTGCCATTATTATATAATACAGCTCTAGCCTTAGTTTTTATCTCATATTATGAGGGTTTTGGCTTACCGCCTTTGGAAGCCATGTCTTGCGGTTGTCCAGTTATAGTTTCAGACAGAGCTTCTATGCCTGAAATTGTCGGATCAGGCGGCCTTATTTTAGATCCGGATAATTATAAACAAATAGCTAAGGAAATTATCAAAATTATTAAAAATAATAAAAACAGACAAAATCTTATTAAGAAAGGTTTTAGCCGGATAGAAAAATTTTCTTGGCAAAAATGTGCCAGACAAACATTAGAACTTATTAAAAATTATTGA
- a CDS encoding rod shape-determining protein: MFFKRIGIDLGTTYTLVYMPGRGIVINEPSVVAISLVDKKVLAVGLEAKDMIGRTPDTIVAQTPLREGVIADYRTTEAMIRYFINKALSGVRLFRPEVMIAVPAGITSTERRAVIDATMAAGAKAAYIIKEPVAAAIGANIPIGSASGHMIVDIGGGTSEIAVISLGGIVFNNSVRVGGTKIDTAIIEYVRKKYSLAIGERTAEEIKIKIGSALPLEDKLSMDIRGRDMISGLPKTISIISDDVIEAIQDELSSIIQAIKIVLQNTPPELSADVIDKGMVLSGGSSLLRNIDRLITQATGVNAYVADDSLLCVAKGTGIALDNLESYKRSILSAK, translated from the coding sequence ATGTTTTTCAAAAGAATTGGTATTGATTTAGGCACTACTTACACCTTAGTTTATATGCCAGGACGGGGAATTGTTATTAATGAGCCTTCAGTGGTAGCTATTTCTTTGGTTGATAAAAAGGTATTAGCTGTTGGCTTAGAAGCTAAAGATATGATCGGGAGAACTCCTGATACTATTGTAGCTCAAACACCGTTAAGGGAGGGCGTAATCGCTGATTATCGGACAACAGAAGCTATGATTCGCTATTTTATTAATAAAGCTCTAAGCGGAGTGAGACTTTTCCGTCCAGAGGTTATGATAGCCGTGCCAGCTGGTATCACTTCAACTGAAAGAAGAGCGGTTATAGACGCTACTATGGCCGCTGGGGCTAAAGCAGCCTATATCATTAAAGAGCCGGTGGCCGCGGCTATTGGCGCTAATATTCCTATTGGTTCAGCTTCCGGGCATATGATAGTTGATATTGGTGGTGGTACTTCTGAAATTGCGGTTATTTCTTTAGGTGGCATTGTTTTCAATAACTCAGTCAGAGTAGGCGGCACTAAAATTGATACTGCTATTATAGAATATGTTAGAAAAAAATATAGTTTAGCCATAGGCGAAAGAACAGCTGAAGAAATAAAGATTAAAATAGGCTCCGCCTTACCTTTAGAAGATAAATTAAGTATGGATATTAGAGGGCGTGACATGATTTCTGGTTTGCCAAAAACTATTTCCATAATCTCAGATGATGTAATCGAAGCTATTCAAGATGAACTTTCTTCAATCATTCAGGCTATTAAAATAGTTTTACAAAACACTCCACCTGAGCTTTCAGCAGATGTTATAGATAAGGGCATGGTCTTATCAGGCGGTTCTTCACTTTTAAGAAATATTGATCGTTTAATAACTCAAGCCACTGGTGTTAATGCTTATGTAGCAGATGATTCTCTTTTATGCGTAGCCAAAGGAACCGGTATTGCTTTAGATAATCTCGAGTCTTATAAGAGAAGTATATTATCCGCCAAATAA